One window of the Thermus sp. LT1-2-5 genome contains the following:
- the rpsQ gene encoding 30S ribosomal protein S17 has translation MPKKVLTGVVVSDKMQKTVAVLVERQFPHPLYGKVIKRSKKYLAHDPEERYKVGDVVEIIESRPVSKRKRFRVLRLVESGRMDLVEKYEVRRQNYASLAKRGGKA, from the coding sequence ATGCCTAAGAAGGTGCTGACCGGGGTGGTGGTGAGCGACAAGATGCAAAAGACCGTTGCGGTCTTGGTAGAACGCCAGTTTCCTCACCCCCTCTACGGCAAGGTGATCAAGCGCTCTAAGAAGTACCTGGCCCATGACCCCGAGGAGCGGTACAAGGTGGGGGACGTGGTGGAGATCATAGAGTCCCGCCCCGTTTCCAAGCGTAAGCGTTTCCGGGTACTTCGCTTGGTGGAAAGTGGGCGCATGGACCTGGTGGAGAAGTACGAGGTGCGTCGGCAGAACTACGCTAGCTTGGCCAAGCGGGGAGGTAAGGCATGA
- the rplN gene encoding 50S ribosomal protein L14 encodes MIQPQTYLEVADNTGARKIMCIRVLKGSNAKYATVGDIIVASVKEAIPRGAVKEGDVVKAVVVRTKKEVKRPDGSAIRFDDNAAVIINNQLEPRGTRVFGPVARELREKGFMKIVSLAPEVL; translated from the coding sequence ATGATCCAGCCTCAGACCTACCTGGAGGTGGCCGACAACACCGGGGCCCGTAAGATCATGTGTATCCGCGTCCTCAAGGGCTCCAACGCCAAGTACGCCACCGTGGGCGACATTATCGTGGCCAGCGTCAAGGAGGCCATTCCCCGTGGGGCAGTGAAGGAAGGGGATGTGGTGAAGGCGGTGGTGGTGCGTACCAAAAAAGAGGTAAAGCGGCCCGACGGCTCGGCCATTCGCTTTGACGACAACGCCGCCGTGATCATCAACAACCAGCTGGAGCCCCGCGGCACCCGTGTCTTCGGCCCTGTGGCGAGGGAACTGCGCGAGAAGGGCTTCATGAAGATCGTCTCCCTGGCGCCGGAGGTGCTCTGA
- the rpsJ gene encoding 30S ribosomal protein S10 codes for MPKIRIKLRGFDHKTLDASAQKIVEAVRRSGAQVSGPVPLPTRVRRFTVIRGPFKHKDSREHFELRTHNRLVDILNPNRKTIESLMNLDLPTGVEIEIKTVGGGK; via the coding sequence ATGCCCAAGATCCGCATCAAGCTTCGGGGCTTTGACCACAAGACCCTTGACGCCTCGGCCCAGAAGATCGTGGAGGCCGTGCGGCGCTCGGGGGCACAGGTCTCGGGCCCCGTACCTCTGCCCACCCGGGTGCGGCGCTTCACCGTGATCCGGGGTCCTTTCAAGCACAAGGACTCCCGGGAGCACTTTGAGCTCCGCACCCACAACCGCCTGGTGGACATCCTGAACCCCAACCGCAAGACCATCGAGAGCCTCATGAACCTGGACCTGCCCACCGGCGTGGAGATCGAGATCAAGACCGTGGGAGGTGGCAAGTGA
- the rpsE gene encoding 30S ribosomal protein S5, whose product MPETDFEEKMILVRRTARMQAGGRRFRFGALVVVGDRQGRVGLGLGKAPEVPLAVQKAGYYARRNMVEVPIQNGTIPHEIEVEYGASKILLKPAAPGTGVIAGAVPRAILELAGITDILTKELGSRNPINIAYATMEALRQLQTKEDVKRLRKGGEE is encoded by the coding sequence ATGCCCGAGACCGACTTTGAAGAGAAGATGATCCTGGTGCGGCGCACCGCCCGAATGCAGGCAGGTGGGCGTCGCTTCCGTTTTGGTGCCTTGGTGGTGGTGGGTGACCGGCAGGGCCGGGTGGGCCTTGGCTTGGGTAAGGCTCCGGAGGTACCCTTGGCGGTGCAGAAGGCTGGGTACTACGCCCGCCGCAACATGGTGGAGGTGCCCATTCAAAACGGCACCATCCCTCACGAGATCGAGGTGGAGTACGGGGCTTCCAAGATCCTCTTGAAGCCTGCCGCTCCTGGCACCGGGGTAATCGCTGGGGCGGTGCCCCGGGCCATTCTGGAGCTGGCGGGCATCACCGACATCCTCACCAAAGAGCTGGGGAGCCGCAACCCTATCAACATCGCCTACGCCACCATGGAAGCCCTGCGGCAGCTCCAGACCAAGGAGGATGTGAAGCGCCTCCGGAAGGGCGGGGAGGAGTGA
- the rpsH gene encoding 30S ribosomal protein S8: protein MLTDPIADMLTRIRNATRVYKESTEVPASRFKEEILKILAREGFIKGYERVEVDGKPVLRIHLKYGPRRPGLDPRPEQVIKHIRRISRPGRRVYVGVKEIPRVRRGLGIAILSTPKGVLTDREARKLGVGGELICEVW, encoded by the coding sequence ATGCTGACGGACCCCATTGCCGACATGCTGACCCGGATACGCAACGCCACCCGGGTCTACAAGGAGAGCACCGAGGTGCCCGCCTCCCGCTTCAAGGAGGAGATTTTGAAGATCCTGGCGCGGGAGGGCTTCATTAAGGGGTACGAGCGGGTGGAGGTGGACGGCAAGCCCGTGTTGCGCATCCACCTGAAGTACGGCCCGAGGCGCCCCGGGCTTGACCCCCGTCCCGAACAGGTCATCAAGCACATCCGGCGCATCAGCCGCCCAGGGCGGCGGGTCTACGTGGGGGTGAAGGAGATCCCCCGGGTACGCCGGGGTCTAGGGATCGCCATCTTGTCCACGCCCAAAGGGGTTCTCACCGACCGGGAGGCCCGCAAACTGGGCGTGGGCGGCGAGCTGATCTGCGAGGTGTGGTGA
- the rplC gene encoding 50S ribosomal protein L3: MKGILGTKVGMTRIYKDDRAVPVTVILAGPCPVVQRRTPEKDGYLAVQLGFLPQKPKRVNRPMKGHFAKAGVAPVRILKEIRDFNPEGDVVTVEIFKPGERVDVTGTSKGRGTAGVMKRWNFAGGPDSHGAHKIHRHPGSIGNRKTPGRVYKGKRMAGHYGAERVTVMNLEVVDVIPEENLLLVKGAVPGPNGGLLVVRQAKKVAK, from the coding sequence GTGAAGGGCATCCTGGGCACGAAGGTGGGCATGACCCGGATCTACAAGGACGACCGGGCTGTTCCCGTCACCGTGATCCTGGCCGGGCCCTGCCCCGTGGTGCAGCGGCGCACCCCGGAGAAGGATGGGTACCTGGCGGTGCAACTGGGGTTTTTGCCCCAGAAGCCCAAGCGGGTGAACCGGCCCATGAAGGGGCACTTCGCCAAGGCGGGCGTGGCCCCGGTGCGGATCCTCAAGGAGATCCGGGATTTCAACCCCGAAGGTGACGTGGTGACGGTGGAGATCTTCAAGCCGGGGGAGCGGGTGGACGTCACCGGCACCTCCAAGGGGCGGGGTACTGCCGGGGTGATGAAGCGCTGGAACTTCGCCGGTGGGCCGGACTCCCACGGCGCCCACAAGATCCACCGCCACCCCGGTTCCATCGGTAACCGCAAGACCCCGGGCCGGGTGTACAAGGGTAAGCGCATGGCCGGCCACTACGGGGCCGAGCGGGTGACGGTGATGAACCTCGAGGTGGTGGACGTCATCCCCGAGGAAAACCTTCTCTTGGTCAAGGGCGCAGTGCCGGGGCCCAACGGCGGCCTCCTGGTGGTGCGCCAAGCCAAGAAGGTGGCTAAGTGA
- the rplX gene encoding 50S ribosomal protein L24: protein MQTKVHVKKGDTVLVASGKYKGRVGKVKAVLPKRQAVIVEGVNLVKKAVRVSPQHPQGGFVEQEAPLHASKVRPICPACGKPTRVRKKLLEDGRKIRACAKCGGSLDVEE from the coding sequence ATGCAGACCAAGGTGCACGTAAAGAAGGGGGACACCGTGCTGGTGGCCTCCGGTAAGTACAAAGGCCGTGTGGGCAAGGTGAAGGCGGTGTTGCCCAAGCGGCAAGCGGTGATCGTGGAGGGGGTAAACCTTGTCAAGAAGGCGGTGCGGGTGAGCCCGCAGCATCCTCAGGGCGGGTTTGTGGAGCAGGAGGCTCCCCTGCACGCTTCCAAGGTGCGCCCCATCTGCCCCGCCTGCGGCAAGCCCACCCGGGTGCGCAAGAAGCTCCTGGAAGACGGGCGGAAGATCCGAGCCTGCGCCAAGTGCGGTGGGTCCTTGGACGTGGAGGAGTAG
- the rplB gene encoding 50S ribosomal protein L2 — translation MAVKKFKPYTPSRRFMTVADFSEITKTEPEKSLVKPLKKTGGRNNQGRITVRFRGGGHKRLYRIVDFKRWDKAGIPAKVAAIEYDPNRSARIALLHYADGEKRYIIAPEGLQVGQQVVAGPDAPIQVGNALPLRFIPVGTVVHAVELEPKKGAKLARSAGTSTQIQGREGDYVILRLPSGELRKVHGECYATIGTVGNADHKNIVLGKAGRTRWLGRKPHVRGAAMNPVDHPHGGGEGRAPRGRPPASPWGWQTKGVKTRKRRKPSSRFILARRKK, via the coding sequence ATGGCAGTCAAGAAGTTCAAACCCTACACCCCAAGCCGCCGCTTCATGACGGTGGCGGACTTCTCCGAGATCACCAAGACGGAGCCGGAGAAGTCCTTGGTCAAACCCCTAAAGAAGACGGGGGGGCGGAACAACCAGGGCCGCATCACCGTGCGCTTCCGGGGCGGCGGCCACAAGCGGCTTTACCGCATTGTGGACTTCAAGCGCTGGGACAAGGCGGGCATCCCCGCCAAGGTGGCGGCCATCGAATACGACCCCAACCGCTCCGCTCGCATCGCCCTCCTCCACTACGCTGACGGGGAGAAGCGCTACATCATCGCCCCCGAGGGCCTACAGGTGGGGCAGCAGGTGGTGGCGGGGCCCGATGCCCCCATCCAGGTGGGCAACGCCCTTCCCCTGCGCTTCATTCCTGTGGGCACCGTGGTCCACGCCGTGGAGCTGGAGCCCAAGAAGGGGGCCAAGCTGGCCCGTTCCGCCGGCACCAGCACCCAGATCCAGGGCCGGGAAGGGGACTACGTGATCCTGCGCCTTCCCTCCGGGGAGCTGCGCAAGGTGCACGGCGAGTGCTACGCCACCATTGGGACCGTGGGCAACGCCGACCACAAGAACATCGTCTTGGGCAAGGCGGGCAGGACCCGTTGGTTGGGGCGCAAGCCCCACGTGCGCGGCGCTGCCATGAACCCGGTGGACCACCCCCACGGTGGTGGTGAGGGCCGGGCGCCCCGGGGCCGTCCTCCTGCTTCCCCCTGGGGCTGGCAGACCAAGGGTGTCAAGACCCGCAAGCGGCGCAAGCCTTCCAGCCGCTTCATCCTGGCCCGGCGCAAGAAGTGA
- the rpmC gene encoding 50S ribosomal protein L29: MKLSEVKKELEEARKLSPAELEKLIQKKKRELMELRFQASIGQLSQNHRIRETRKTIARLLTVLNEKRRANA; the protein is encoded by the coding sequence ATGAAGCTCAGTGAAGTGAAGAAGGAGCTGGAGGAGGCCCGCAAGCTCTCCCCCGCGGAGCTAGAAAAGCTCATCCAAAAGAAAAAGCGGGAGCTTATGGAGCTACGCTTCCAGGCTTCCATCGGCCAGCTTTCCCAGAACCACAGGATCCGGGAAACTCGCAAGACCATTGCCCGGCTCCTTACGGTGCTGAACGAGAAGAGGAGGGCCAATGCCTAA
- the rpsC gene encoding 30S ribosomal protein S3, which produces MGNKIHPIGFRLGITRDWESRWYAGKKQYRHLLWEDQKIREVLTKELYPAGLARIDIERAADNVAVTVHVAKPGVVIGRGGEKIKVLRETLSKMTGKNVALNVQEIHNPNLSAPLVAQRVAEQIERRFAVRRAIKQAVQRVMESGAKGAKVIVSGRIGGAEQARTEWAAEGRVPLQTLRANIDYGFALARTTYGVLGVKAYVFLGEVIGGQKTRARAEGPKGEEKPRRRRPAVRVKKEE; this is translated from the coding sequence ATGGGAAATAAGATCCACCCTATCGGGTTTCGGCTCGGCATCACCCGGGATTGGGAGTCCCGCTGGTATGCGGGAAAGAAGCAGTACCGCCACCTCCTTTGGGAGGACCAGAAGATCCGTGAGGTCCTCACCAAAGAGCTCTACCCGGCGGGGCTTGCCCGCATCGACATCGAGCGGGCGGCGGACAACGTGGCGGTGACCGTGCACGTGGCCAAGCCCGGCGTGGTCATTGGCCGTGGTGGGGAGAAGATCAAGGTCCTGCGGGAAACCCTGTCCAAGATGACGGGGAAGAACGTGGCCCTAAACGTGCAGGAGATCCACAACCCCAACCTCTCCGCTCCCCTGGTGGCCCAGCGGGTGGCCGAGCAAATAGAGCGCCGCTTCGCCGTGCGCCGGGCTATCAAGCAGGCGGTGCAGCGGGTCATGGAATCCGGGGCCAAGGGGGCTAAGGTCATCGTCTCCGGGCGCATCGGGGGGGCGGAGCAGGCCCGCACCGAGTGGGCCGCCGAGGGCCGGGTTCCCCTACAGACCCTGCGTGCTAACATAGACTATGGCTTCGCTTTGGCCCGCACCACCTACGGGGTGCTGGGGGTTAAGGCGTATGTCTTCCTAGGCGAGGTGATCGGCGGCCAGAAGACCCGGGCCCGGGCCGAAGGTCCCAAGGGCGAGGAGAAGCCCCGCCGCCGCCGCCCCGCCGTGCGGGTGAAGAAGGAGGAGTAG
- the rpmD gene encoding 50S ribosomal protein L30, with protein MGKLKVKLVKSPIGYPKDQKAALKALGLTKLQKEKVLEDTPAIRGNVAKVAHLLRVEVLE; from the coding sequence ATGGGCAAGCTCAAGGTCAAGCTGGTGAAAAGCCCCATCGGTTACCCCAAGGACCAAAAAGCGGCCCTGAAGGCCTTGGGGCTTACCAAGTTGCAGAAGGAGAAGGTGCTGGAGGATACCCCAGCCATCCGGGGTAACGTGGCCAAGGTAGCCCACCTTCTCCGGGTGGAGGTGTTGGAATGA
- the rplE gene encoding 50S ribosomal protein L5: protein MPLDVALKKKYYEEVRPELIRRFGYRNIWEVPRLEKVVVNQGLGEAKEDARILEKASKELALITGQKPAVTRAKKSISNFKLRKGMPIGLRVTLRGDRMWIFLEKLLNVALPRIRDFRGVNPASFDGRGNYNLGLKEQLIFPEITYDMVDALRGMDIAIVTTAKTDEEAKVLLELLGFPFRK, encoded by the coding sequence ATGCCTCTGGATGTTGCCCTGAAGAAGAAGTACTACGAAGAGGTGCGGCCCGAGCTCATCCGCCGCTTCGGCTACCGGAACATCTGGGAGGTTCCCAGGCTGGAGAAGGTGGTGGTGAACCAGGGCCTGGGCGAGGCCAAGGAGGACGCCCGCATCCTGGAGAAGGCCTCCAAGGAGCTCGCTCTTATCACTGGCCAGAAGCCGGCTGTGACCCGCGCTAAAAAGTCCATCTCCAACTTCAAGCTCCGTAAGGGCATGCCCATCGGCCTTCGGGTGACGTTGCGGGGGGACCGGATGTGGATCTTCCTGGAGAAGCTCCTCAACGTGGCCTTGCCCCGCATCCGCGACTTCCGGGGGGTGAACCCGGCAAGCTTTGATGGACGGGGCAACTATAACTTGGGCCTCAAGGAGCAGCTCATCTTCCCCGAGATCACCTACGATATGGTGGATGCCCTGCGTGGGATGGATATCGCCATCGTTACCACCGCCAAGACCGACGAGGAAGCCAAGGTTCTATTGGAGCTTTTAGGCTTCCCCTTCCGCAAGTGA
- a CDS encoding 50S ribosomal protein L23 produces MKTAYDVILAPVLSEKAYAGFAEGKYTFWVHPKATKTEIKNAVEEAFKVKVVGVNTLRVRGKKKRLGRYLGKRPDRKKAIVQVASGQKIEALEGLI; encoded by the coding sequence GTGAAGACCGCTTACGACGTGATCCTCGCCCCCGTTCTCTCGGAGAAGGCCTACGCCGGTTTCGCCGAGGGCAAGTACACCTTCTGGGTTCACCCCAAGGCCACCAAGACCGAGATCAAGAACGCGGTGGAGGAGGCCTTCAAGGTGAAGGTGGTGGGGGTCAACACCCTGCGGGTGCGGGGCAAGAAGAAGCGCCTGGGGCGTTACCTGGGCAAGCGCCCCGACCGCAAGAAGGCCATCGTTCAGGTGGCTTCCGGGCAGAAGATCGAGGCCTTGGAGGGCCTCATCTAG
- the rplO gene encoding 50S ribosomal protein L15: protein MKLTDLKPNPGANKKRKRVGRGPGSGHGKTATRGHKGQKSRSGGLKDPRRFEGGRSTTLMRLPKRGMQGQVPGEIKRPKYQGVNLKDLARFDGEVTPELLVQAGLLKKGYRLKVLGEGEAKPLKVVAHAFSKSALEKLKAAGGEAVLLEA, encoded by the coding sequence ATGAAGCTCACGGATCTAAAGCCCAATCCTGGGGCCAACAAAAAGCGCAAGCGGGTGGGGCGGGGGCCGGGCTCCGGCCACGGCAAGACCGCCACCCGCGGCCACAAGGGGCAAAAGTCTCGCTCCGGCGGCCTCAAGGACCCCCGCCGCTTTGAGGGCGGCCGCTCCACCACCCTGATGCGCCTGCCCAAGCGGGGTATGCAGGGGCAGGTGCCGGGGGAGATCAAGCGCCCCAAGTACCAGGGGGTGAACCTCAAGGACCTGGCCCGCTTTGACGGGGAGGTTACCCCAGAGCTTCTCGTGCAAGCGGGCCTTCTGAAGAAGGGGTACCGGCTAAAGGTGCTGGGGGAAGGGGAGGCCAAGCCCCTCAAGGTGGTGGCCCACGCCTTCTCCAAAAGCGCCCTGGAAAAGCTGAAGGCCGCGGGCGGGGAAGCCGTCCTCTTGGAGGCCTAA
- the rpsS gene encoding 30S ribosomal protein S19, whose protein sequence is MPRSLKKGVFVDDHLLEKILELNAKGEKRLIKTWSRRSTIVPEMVGHTIAVYNGKQHVPVYITENMVGHKLGEFAPTRTYRGHGKEAKATKKK, encoded by the coding sequence ATGCCGCGTAGCTTGAAGAAGGGCGTTTTCGTAGATGACCACCTCCTGGAGAAGATCCTGGAGCTGAACGCCAAGGGGGAGAAGCGGCTCATCAAGACGTGGAGCCGCCGCTCCACCATTGTTCCCGAAATGGTGGGGCACACTATCGCGGTCTACAACGGCAAGCAGCACGTGCCCGTCTACATCACCGAGAACATGGTGGGGCACAAGCTGGGTGAGTTTGCCCCTACCCGCACCTACCGGGGGCACGGCAAAGAGGCCAAGGCCACCAAGAAGAAGTAG
- the rplR gene encoding 50S ribosomal protein L18, with the protein MARLTAHERRKFRVRNRIKRTGRLRLSVFRSLNHIYAQIIDDEKGETLVAESSLALKLKGNKTEVAREVGRALAEKALAKGIKQVAFDRGPYKYHGRVKALAEGAREGGLEF; encoded by the coding sequence ATGGCACGGCTTACCGCACACGAGCGCCGTAAATTCCGGGTGCGCAACCGCATCAAGCGCACGGGCCGGCTTCGCCTTTCCGTCTTCCGCAGCCTCAATCACATCTACGCCCAGATCATTGACGACGAAAAGGGGGAGACCCTGGTGGCCGAGTCTAGCCTGGCCCTCAAGCTCAAGGGCAACAAGACAGAGGTAGCCCGGGAGGTGGGGCGGGCCCTGGCGGAAAAGGCTTTGGCCAAGGGCATCAAGCAGGTGGCCTTTGACCGCGGCCCTTACAAGTACCACGGTCGGGTGAAAGCCCTGGCCGAGGGGGCCCGGGAGGGCGGTCTAGAGTTCTAA
- the rplP gene encoding 50S ribosomal protein L16 encodes MLMPRRMKYRKQHRGRMKGATKGGDYVAFGDYGLVALEPAWITAQQIEAARVAMVRHFRRGGKIFIRIFPDKPYTKKPLEVRMGKGKGNVEGYVAVVKPGRVMFEVAGVTEEQALEALRIAGHKLPIKTKVVRRDAYDEAQ; translated from the coding sequence ATGCTGATGCCCAGGCGCATGAAGTACCGGAAGCAGCACCGGGGCCGCATGAAGGGGGCCACGAAGGGGGGTGATTACGTGGCCTTCGGGGATTACGGCCTGGTGGCCCTCGAGCCCGCCTGGATCACTGCTCAGCAGATTGAGGCGGCCCGTGTGGCTATGGTGCGCCACTTCCGCCGCGGAGGGAAGATCTTCATCCGCATCTTCCCCGACAAGCCCTACACCAAGAAGCCCTTGGAGGTGCGGATGGGTAAGGGTAAGGGCAACGTGGAGGGGTACGTGGCGGTGGTGAAGCCAGGCCGGGTGATGTTTGAGGTGGCTGGGGTGACCGAGGAGCAGGCCCTGGAGGCTTTGCGCATCGCCGGCCACAAGCTTCCCATCAAGACCAAGGTCGTGCGGAGGGACGCCTACGATGAAGCTCAGTGA
- the rplF gene encoding 50S ribosomal protein L6, which translates to MSRIGRLPIPLPKGVSVEVSPGLVKVKGPKGELSVAISPEMRVVVAEGVVRVERPSDERRHKSLHGLTRTLIANAVKGVSEGYAKELLIKGIGYRARLVGRAVELTVGYSHPVVVEPPEGITLEVPEPTKIRVVGIDKQLVGQVAANIRAIKKPSAYHEKGIYYAGEPVRLKPGKAGAKK; encoded by the coding sequence ATGTCTAGAATTGGTCGGCTTCCCATTCCCCTGCCCAAGGGGGTTAGCGTGGAGGTTTCCCCGGGCCTGGTCAAGGTCAAGGGCCCCAAGGGCGAGCTTTCCGTGGCCATCTCCCCCGAGATGCGGGTGGTAGTGGCGGAGGGCGTGGTTCGGGTGGAGCGCCCTTCCGACGAGCGCCGCCACAAGAGCCTTCATGGGCTCACCCGCACCCTCATCGCCAATGCGGTGAAGGGGGTGTCCGAGGGGTACGCCAAGGAGCTTCTCATCAAGGGTATCGGTTACCGGGCGCGGCTGGTGGGCCGGGCGGTGGAGCTTACCGTGGGGTACAGCCACCCCGTGGTGGTGGAGCCCCCGGAGGGGATCACCCTCGAGGTGCCCGAACCCACCAAGATCCGGGTAGTAGGTATCGACAAGCAATTGGTGGGGCAGGTGGCGGCCAACATCCGAGCCATCAAGAAGCCCAGTGCCTACCATGAAAAGGGCATCTACTATGCGGGCGAGCCCGTCCGCCTGAAGCCTGGCAAGGCGGGTGCTAAGAAGTAG
- the rplV gene encoding 50S ribosomal protein L22: MEAKAIARYVRIAPRKVRLVVDLIRGKSLEEARAILRYTHKRGAYHVAKVLESAAANAVNNHDMLEDRLYVKAAFVDEGPALKRVLPRARGRADIMKKKTSHITVILGEKHGK, translated from the coding sequence ATGGAAGCGAAAGCTATTGCCCGTTACGTGCGCATTGCCCCCAGGAAGGTTCGGCTCGTGGTGGACCTGATCCGGGGGAAGAGCCTCGAGGAGGCCCGCGCTATCCTGCGCTACACCCACAAGCGGGGGGCCTACCACGTGGCCAAGGTGCTGGAGTCCGCCGCCGCCAATGCGGTGAACAACCACGATATGCTAGAGGACCGGCTCTACGTGAAGGCGGCCTTCGTGGACGAGGGGCCTGCCCTGAAGCGGGTGCTTCCCCGGGCCCGGGGCCGGGCGGACATCATGAAGAAGAAGACCAGCCACATCACGGTGATCTTGGGGGAGAAGCATGGGAAATAA
- a CDS encoding type Z 30S ribosomal protein S14 gives MARKALIEKAKRTPKFKVRAYTRCVRCGRARSVYRYFGLCRLCVRELAHKGQLPGVKKASW, from the coding sequence ATGGCAAGAAAAGCGCTAATTGAGAAGGCCAAGCGGACCCCTAAGTTCAAGGTGCGGGCCTACACCCGGTGTGTGCGGTGTGGGAGGGCCCGGAGCGTCTACCGCTACTTTGGTCTTTGCCGCCTTTGCGTAAGGGAACTGGCCCACAAGGGGCAGCTCCCTGGGGTGAAGAAGGCCAGCTGGTAG
- the rplD gene encoding 50S ribosomal protein L4: MVYQIPVLSSSGKRELAADLPAEVNPHLLWEVVRWQLANRRRGTASTKTRGEVAYSSRKIYPQKHTGRARHGDIGAPIFVGGGTVFGPKPRDYGYTLPKKVRKAGLAMAVADRAREGKLLLVEDFAGVNGKTKEFLAWAKAAGLDGSETVLLVAENEVVRRAARNLPWVVTLAPEGLNVYDILRTERLVMDLKAWEAFQARLGGEA, translated from the coding sequence ATGGTGTACCAGATCCCTGTGCTCTCCTCTTCCGGCAAGCGGGAGCTTGCCGCCGACCTCCCCGCCGAGGTCAACCCCCACCTCCTTTGGGAGGTGGTGCGCTGGCAGCTGGCGAACCGCCGCCGGGGCACCGCCAGCACCAAGACCCGGGGTGAGGTGGCCTACTCCAGCCGCAAGATCTACCCCCAGAAGCACACCGGCCGCGCCCGCCACGGGGACATCGGCGCCCCCATCTTCGTGGGCGGCGGCACCGTTTTCGGGCCCAAGCCCCGCGACTACGGCTACACCCTGCCCAAGAAGGTGAGGAAGGCGGGGCTAGCCATGGCCGTGGCCGACCGGGCCCGAGAGGGGAAGCTCCTTTTGGTGGAAGACTTCGCTGGGGTGAACGGCAAGACCAAGGAGTTCTTGGCCTGGGCTAAGGCCGCGGGTCTGGATGGCTCGGAAACCGTGCTTTTGGTAGCGGAAAACGAGGTGGTCCGCCGCGCTGCCCGCAACCTGCCCTGGGTGGTCACCCTGGCCCCCGAGGGGCTCAACGTGTACGACATCTTGCGTACCGAGCGGCTGGTCATGGACCTGAAGGCTTGGGAGGCCTTCCAGGCTCGCTTGGGAGGTGAGGCGTGA